A single genomic interval of Cellvibrio sp. PSBB023 harbors:
- a CDS encoding glycosyltransferase gives MSYIPGRVSVLIPLFNRVQYIEKTLLSVLDQNYPDIELIVIDDGSTDGGDVIVARFAERGLLTLLRHPECDNKGQSAALNLGLSVVTGEFIAILDSDDLYVPGKIAKQVEYLNAHPNVGLVYGNGKCINAKGDVIYDISYDARIERSDPNDLLLDCYFLLPQNSLVRASVYQQAGNFDESLRSGQDHDMLIRLAEQTKIAHQSIDSFRYRRHGDSISAKGTETRWRCGLIILDKAAKRYPYKPSTLRKRRALVNFRLAHALYQKKANRFEMLWRLLVAGILDPLRSLAVLTGKEKVK, from the coding sequence ATGAGTTACATCCCCGGTCGTGTATCGGTCTTGATTCCTCTTTTTAATCGGGTTCAATACATCGAAAAAACCCTGCTTTCTGTGCTTGATCAGAATTACCCTGATATAGAGCTTATTGTTATCGATGATGGCTCGACAGATGGTGGTGATGTGATTGTGGCGAGGTTCGCAGAGCGAGGCTTGTTAACGCTATTGCGACATCCTGAGTGCGATAATAAGGGGCAGTCAGCCGCACTCAATTTGGGTTTATCGGTAGTCACAGGTGAATTCATTGCAATTCTGGACAGTGATGACCTCTATGTGCCTGGAAAAATTGCTAAACAGGTTGAGTATCTTAATGCGCATCCGAATGTTGGGCTTGTTTATGGAAACGGCAAGTGTATAAATGCTAAGGGTGATGTCATTTATGACATAAGTTATGACGCTCGGATTGAGCGTAGCGATCCAAATGATCTCTTATTAGACTGTTACTTTCTGCTTCCGCAAAACTCATTGGTACGCGCTTCTGTTTATCAACAAGCAGGCAACTTTGATGAGTCGCTACGCTCAGGTCAGGATCATGACATGCTCATCCGCTTGGCTGAGCAAACCAAAATTGCCCATCAATCAATAGACTCCTTTCGTTACCGCCGCCATGGCGACTCAATTAGTGCCAAGGGCACAGAAACTCGTTGGCGTTGTGGTCTGATTATTCTTGATAAGGCAGCAAAACGTTACCCCTATAAGCCTTCAACGCTGCGCAAACGTCGTGCGCTGGTAAACTTCCGCTTGGCGCATGCCCTCTATCAAAAGAAAGCTAATAGATTTGAAATGCTCTGGCGTTTGTTGGTTGCAGGTATATTGGATCCGCTGAGGTCACTGGCTGTATTGACGGGCAAAGAGAAGGTCAAATGA
- a CDS encoding glycosyltransferase has translation MFALVGIKSIISRRDMGFWYNPMYRLLLPFTGKFVSCALSNSRAVAEVTANVEKIPQAKLRVIYNGFNRTLSANGKVQELEVLRLSGAAIFGLVANIRPIKRMQDAISALSRLDFGFYNPHLVIIGAGDPSDLQVLASNLGVSNRVHFLGSRSDIPDCLQYLSAGLLCSESEGFSNAIVEYQFAGLPVICSRTGGNPEAVAQDKTGWLYEVGDVAELSRAMEAVLAEPECAQAMGITAKNEAESRYTIDAMLEQHLLLYRELIGVKS, from the coding sequence ATGTTTGCCCTTGTGGGTATTAAATCAATTATCTCCCGGCGTGACATGGGTTTTTGGTATAACCCTATGTATCGGTTGCTGCTCCCCTTTACTGGAAAGTTTGTATCCTGTGCGCTGAGTAATAGTCGTGCAGTCGCTGAGGTTACCGCCAACGTTGAGAAAATCCCCCAGGCTAAACTACGAGTAATCTATAACGGCTTCAATCGGACACTTTCGGCTAATGGTAAGGTGCAAGAACTTGAAGTGCTCAGATTATCTGGTGCTGCCATCTTTGGACTAGTTGCCAATATTCGTCCAATAAAACGCATGCAAGATGCAATTAGTGCTTTATCGCGTCTCGATTTTGGTTTCTACAACCCGCATCTGGTGATCATTGGTGCCGGTGATCCATCCGATTTACAGGTGCTTGCTAGTAATCTTGGTGTGAGTAATCGAGTACATTTTTTGGGTTCGCGTAGTGATATTCCAGACTGTTTACAGTATCTATCAGCTGGACTGCTCTGTTCTGAATCGGAAGGTTTTTCTAACGCAATAGTGGAATACCAATTTGCAGGGCTGCCCGTGATCTGTAGTCGAACGGGTGGAAACCCTGAAGCGGTTGCTCAGGATAAAACTGGTTGGTTATACGAAGTAGGTGATGTGGCTGAGTTGAGTCGCGCTATGGAGGCTGTGCTTGCTGAGCCGGAGTGTGCGCAGGCGATGGGTATTACTGCAAAAAACGAAGCGGAATCACGCTACACCATCGATGCAATGTTGGAACAGCATTTATTGCTATACCGTGAATTAATTGGAGTTAAATCATGA
- a CDS encoding polysaccharide deacetylase family protein, with the protein MKSAVIELAGKLGGYQLARVLTRKQPKILMYHRFSTQKKGHAVTVATFEQQLRLIKRYFQPMTLAALAQTIKQTGRTPDNAVVITVDDGYRDFYEVAYPLLKHYQVPATFFVTTGFVNQDLWLWPDQVLWLLRNRTSSSGSLIVGDKRFDLAESVKELWWPLVLHLLTVENHIRLSAIAELARCSEVSLPSTAPDEFSAVTWAQLEEMQQQGIEIGGHTLSHPSLGHMPVAEAQVEINGSFDVLRQHLGDRPRTFCYPNGQPADYSEEIKKVVSQSGFLAAVTAYSDQFNTNIPWAWRRFVGSEAWFQFNKSLFGVEHLGNILRKTTRCNY; encoded by the coding sequence ATGAAGTCGGCTGTTATCGAGCTGGCGGGTAAATTAGGTGGTTATCAACTGGCGCGAGTGCTTACCCGCAAACAACCTAAAATATTAATGTATCACCGCTTTTCGACACAAAAGAAAGGTCACGCAGTAACAGTGGCAACATTTGAGCAACAGTTGCGGCTAATCAAACGTTATTTCCAGCCCATGACACTGGCGGCGCTGGCTCAAACCATTAAACAAACAGGCCGTACACCTGATAATGCAGTTGTCATTACAGTCGATGATGGTTACCGCGATTTTTATGAAGTGGCATATCCACTTTTGAAGCACTATCAGGTTCCCGCTACATTTTTTGTGACAACGGGTTTTGTGAATCAGGATCTATGGCTCTGGCCCGATCAGGTGCTGTGGTTATTACGCAATCGTACAAGCAGTTCTGGCAGTTTGATCGTTGGAGATAAAAGGTTTGACTTAGCCGAATCAGTAAAAGAATTATGGTGGCCTTTGGTGCTCCATTTACTGACGGTTGAAAACCACATTCGTCTGTCTGCAATTGCAGAGTTAGCTCGATGTTCAGAAGTATCACTTCCCTCCACAGCGCCTGATGAATTTTCTGCAGTGACTTGGGCGCAGTTAGAAGAAATGCAACAGCAGGGGATTGAAATTGGTGGGCATACGTTGTCCCATCCCTCGCTGGGTCATATGCCTGTTGCTGAGGCGCAAGTAGAAATTAACGGCAGTTTTGACGTATTGCGCCAGCACCTTGGCGATAGGCCTCGCACTTTTTGTTACCCCAATGGTCAGCCGGCAGATTATTCGGAAGAAATTAAAAAAGTTGTCTCCCAATCGGGATTCTTGGCTGCTGTTACTGCGTATTCGGATCAATTTAATACGAACATCCCGTGGGCATGGCGAAGATTTGTAGGGTCTGAAGCGTGGTTTCAATTTAATAAATCGCTATTTGGCGTTGAGCATTTGGGTAATATCTTGCGTAAAACTACTCGTTGTAATTATTGA
- a CDS encoding O-antigen ligase family protein: MLAKSSGSDLNLKVACVSTATFFWFQLYQLEFFLHFSQRFTFIGMMRPTVIMFLIITALLFFQKDIIKSRLRHPIFIAFSALVIYLILSLPLVTYPGSVIKKNVMVFLKAIVFLYYTALILDTDKRIKWAVFVFVACQVIRVLEPLFLNITTGYWGSSTYMGDGEFASRLSGAPSDLINPNELGFVIATVLPFLHFFLLKGRWNLKVLYFILLPLMLYALILTMSRGAFLALLVVGWIIFKESRRKVVLIVLGIFIVIGGLSVMNDIQRDRYLSIFSSDAAQSKSRDGRINGIFREFELGLQRPIFGHGLGTTPEAKFHIYGKTQASHTMYGELLIEIGFIGMILFLRMIINLRRQITFSLRAENDEFYGTLFKVINIVFWMFVVYSINYWGLSQYYWYNLAGLTIAAAMLSKTTLVNGKK, from the coding sequence ATGTTAGCCAAGAGTAGTGGAAGTGATCTCAATTTAAAAGTTGCTTGTGTTTCCACTGCTACTTTTTTTTGGTTCCAGCTTTATCAGTTAGAGTTTTTTCTTCATTTTTCACAGCGGTTTACATTTATTGGCATGATGCGTCCGACGGTGATTATGTTTTTAATAATTACTGCGTTACTATTCTTTCAAAAGGATATTATTAAGAGCAGGTTGCGACATCCAATTTTTATCGCCTTTTCTGCCTTGGTAATATACTTAATTCTAAGTCTTCCATTGGTTACTTATCCCGGTAGTGTAATTAAAAAAAATGTAATGGTTTTTCTAAAGGCTATTGTTTTTTTGTATTACACCGCATTGATTCTTGATACCGATAAAAGAATAAAATGGGCTGTTTTTGTGTTTGTTGCCTGTCAGGTAATAAGGGTATTGGAGCCACTTTTTTTAAACATTACCACCGGGTACTGGGGAAGTTCTACATATATGGGTGACGGTGAGTTCGCCTCCAGATTGTCTGGCGCCCCCTCCGATTTGATAAATCCGAACGAGCTTGGCTTTGTTATAGCTACAGTGCTTCCCTTCCTCCATTTTTTTCTGCTCAAAGGTCGTTGGAATCTTAAAGTCCTCTATTTTATTTTATTGCCACTGATGCTTTACGCGTTAATTCTGACAATGTCTCGCGGTGCATTTCTTGCTCTGTTGGTCGTTGGATGGATAATCTTTAAAGAGAGTCGGCGAAAAGTAGTATTAATTGTATTGGGTATTTTTATTGTTATCGGCGGGCTATCGGTCATGAATGATATTCAACGAGACAGGTATCTATCTATTTTCTCTTCCGATGCTGCGCAATCAAAAAGCAGAGATGGACGAATTAACGGAATATTTAGAGAGTTTGAGTTGGGGTTACAGCGGCCAATATTTGGACATGGATTGGGTACAACACCAGAAGCAAAGTTTCATATATATGGCAAGACGCAAGCCAGTCATACGATGTACGGTGAGCTTTTAATTGAAATTGGTTTTATCGGAATGATTCTTTTCTTGCGCATGATCATTAACTTGAGGCGACAAATTACATTCTCATTGAGAGCGGAAAACGACGAGTTTTATGGAACCTTATTCAAGGTTATAAATATCGTTTTTTGGATGTTTGTAGTGTATAGCATTAACTATTGGGGATTGTCTCAATACTATTGGTATAACCTTGCAGGATTGACAATTGCTGCCGCAATGCTCTCTAAAACAACTTTAGTCAATGGTAAAAAATAA
- a CDS encoding glycosyltransferase family 4 protein, with the protein MKILLVARWPVGGIKTYFRYIYGSPAFSDCEFTLLAPNSGLDELVNHDLPSGRIKLIDAPTSFLAFLKCFRMCVKNNDFDIIHSHGFSASFFTQLSLGAIKKPHLMTAHDVFLPNTFSGFKGWIKRQLMSWVLKKVTKVLSVSEDARNNIYEYFPSLPSGQVINITNGVDTAFFATGVARDLRKELNCAPNRPLIGFFGRFMAQKGFRQIIEAIEILSKSTRVETMPLIVTFGWGGFIREDFELIEKKGLSDYFVQLPGTNNMPAAIKAVDLVLMPSRWEACPLLPMEVLSAGTPIIGTNCIGLREVLQGTPATVVPVNDALGLADAIVQSLSSGDKQFIEYQDIAVKRFSAVKHAQELHALYVDLLKTSIS; encoded by the coding sequence ATGAAGATATTGCTTGTGGCGCGGTGGCCTGTTGGTGGTATAAAAACATATTTCAGATATATATATGGATCTCCTGCTTTTTCAGATTGCGAGTTTACTCTATTGGCCCCAAACAGTGGTTTAGACGAGCTTGTTAATCATGATTTACCATCAGGTAGGATAAAGCTAATTGATGCCCCTACAAGCTTTTTAGCTTTCTTAAAATGTTTTCGAATGTGCGTGAAAAATAATGATTTTGATATTATTCATTCACACGGGTTTTCTGCTTCATTTTTTACCCAATTATCTTTAGGGGCGATAAAAAAACCACACCTCATGACTGCTCATGATGTTTTTTTGCCGAATACTTTTTCAGGTTTTAAGGGATGGATAAAGAGACAATTAATGTCTTGGGTTTTGAAAAAAGTAACTAAGGTTCTCTCTGTGTCGGAGGATGCTCGGAATAATATTTATGAATACTTTCCATCACTACCCTCTGGGCAAGTTATTAATATTACTAATGGTGTTGATACTGCTTTTTTTGCTACAGGCGTTGCACGGGATTTAAGAAAGGAATTGAACTGTGCTCCCAATAGGCCATTGATTGGTTTTTTTGGCCGATTCATGGCTCAGAAAGGGTTTCGTCAAATTATTGAAGCTATTGAGATTTTGTCCAAATCCACCCGTGTGGAAACAATGCCTCTGATTGTTACATTTGGATGGGGTGGATTCATTCGTGAGGATTTTGAGTTAATTGAGAAAAAAGGTCTCTCGGACTACTTTGTGCAGCTGCCAGGCACAAATAATATGCCAGCTGCGATTAAAGCTGTTGATTTAGTTTTAATGCCTTCTCGATGGGAGGCATGCCCACTACTGCCTATGGAGGTTTTGAGTGCGGGAACACCAATTATAGGTACTAACTGTATTGGCTTGCGTGAAGTTTTGCAGGGAACTCCTGCCACAGTGGTGCCCGTCAATGATGCTCTCGGTTTGGCTGATGCAATTGTGCAGTCATTGTCGAGCGGAGATAAGCAATTTATTGAATATCAAGATATTGCGGTCAAGCGTTTTAGTGCAGTAAAGCATGCTCAAGAATTACATGCCTTATATGTTGATTTGCTGAAGACTTCCATATCATGA
- a CDS encoding oligosaccharide flippase family protein, giving the protein MKKRLALNTASNIATLLIKLAITFIMTPILIKNLGNYDYGIWEMVGAIVGYMGMLDLGVRPAVSRFAARFIALKDQESLSILYATSWFFLMVVGFFIFALLLIWGIYFPETIAEDGADSSRYTLLLIIIGAQLLISFPAYTAESFMESYQEYYLKNNITIINSFIGFAVIFYYIKPENALVLLALVNTIGVCIKYIFLVWYLQYRRPFLRLRLSYFKLDQLKTLLSFSVKTLIQGVSTRIENATDSLVIGFILGPAMVPIYSIPANLMNHIRGISITLTHVFMPYLSGLSALNDQKKIQEVYLASSKIMVSMSLIMLIGAVMMGGEFLHLWVGNQIASSAENLIYIISAFTVLPLLNPLSSRYLTAIDKHLFLAKWQPVVALSNLILSLILVYPMGIFGVALGSLIPALIFQPILLYVCCTHLNIPLSKYVFHVFVPWMIPAIGMIGLIFYLQNIFVIDSFKTFLLIALSGSLMFIVLAICFSFNTKERVQLMSLVKKNRN; this is encoded by the coding sequence ATGAAAAAGCGTCTTGCGTTAAATACGGCCTCAAATATTGCAACCCTGCTAATAAAATTAGCAATCACTTTTATAATGACTCCTATATTGATCAAAAATTTGGGAAATTATGATTATGGTATATGGGAGATGGTCGGCGCAATTGTTGGCTACATGGGGATGTTGGACTTGGGGGTGCGGCCTGCTGTAAGTAGATTTGCTGCAAGATTTATTGCATTGAAGGATCAGGAATCACTAAGTATTTTATATGCTACTTCATGGTTTTTTTTAATGGTAGTTGGTTTTTTTATATTTGCCCTGTTGCTTATATGGGGTATTTATTTCCCTGAAACCATTGCTGAAGATGGTGCGGATAGTTCGCGTTATACTCTGTTGCTAATAATCATTGGTGCGCAATTACTTATATCTTTTCCAGCGTATACCGCGGAAAGTTTTATGGAGTCGTATCAAGAATATTATTTAAAAAATAACATAACTATAATAAATTCCTTTATTGGGTTTGCAGTAATTTTTTATTATATAAAACCAGAAAATGCATTGGTGCTGTTGGCTTTGGTAAATACTATTGGGGTTTGCATTAAGTATATTTTCCTTGTTTGGTATTTGCAGTATCGCAGACCCTTTTTAAGGCTTAGACTTTCCTACTTTAAACTGGATCAATTAAAAACACTGCTGTCATTTAGTGTAAAGACTCTGATTCAAGGTGTTTCAACAAGGATAGAAAATGCAACGGATTCATTAGTTATTGGTTTTATTCTTGGCCCAGCAATGGTCCCCATATACAGTATTCCTGCCAATCTAATGAATCATATTCGGGGCATATCTATTACATTAACGCATGTTTTTATGCCATATCTTAGTGGTTTGAGTGCGCTTAATGATCAGAAGAAAATACAAGAAGTATATCTGGCCAGTAGTAAGATAATGGTATCTATGAGTCTTATTATGCTCATCGGTGCAGTGATGATGGGGGGCGAATTCCTTCATTTATGGGTTGGCAATCAAATTGCGAGTTCTGCAGAAAACCTTATTTATATAATTTCTGCATTTACTGTTTTGCCGTTATTAAACCCACTCTCTAGTAGGTATCTAACTGCTATAGATAAACATTTATTTCTTGCAAAATGGCAACCTGTAGTTGCGCTTTCAAATTTAATATTAAGTCTTATCTTGGTTTACCCGATGGGGATTTTTGGTGTTGCTCTCGGTTCTTTAATCCCGGCTTTAATTTTTCAGCCCATCTTGCTGTATGTTTGCTGCACACATTTGAATATTCCTCTGAGTAAATACGTTTTTCATGTGTTTGTACCTTGGATGATTCCCGCGATTGGAATGATAGGTCTCATATTTTATTTACAAAATATATTTGTTATTGATTCTTTCAAAACGTTTCTACTGATTGCGCTCTCTGGATCTTTGATGTTCATTGTGTTGGCGATATGCTTTTCGTTTAATACTAAAGAACGAGTGCAACTGATGTCACTGGTTAAAAAAAATCGTAACTAA